From Macaca mulatta isolate MMU2019108-1 chromosome 1, T2T-MMU8v2.0, whole genome shotgun sequence, the proteins below share one genomic window:
- the LOC100423131 gene encoding lymphotactin isoform X2, giving the protein MRLLTLALLGICCLTAYIVEGVGSEVSDKSTCVSLTTQRLPVNRIKTYTIKEGSLKAVIFITKRGLKVCADPQARWVKDVVKSMDRKSNTRNNMIQTKPTGTQQSTNTAVTLTG; this is encoded by the exons ATGAGACTTCTCACCCTGGCCCTCCTTGGCATCTGCTGTCTCACCGCATACATTGTGGAAG gTGTAGGGAGTGAAGTCTCAGATAAGAGTACCTGTGTGAGCCTCACTACCCAGCGACTGCCAGTTAACAGAATCAAGACCTACACCATCAAGGAAGGCTCCTTGAAAGCAGTAAT TTTTATTACCAAACGTGGCCTAAAAGTCTGTGCTGATCCACAAGCCAGGTGGGTGAAAGACGTGGTCAAGAGCATGGACAGGAAATCCAACACCAGAAATAACATGATCCAGACCAAGCCAACAGGAACCCAGCAATCGACCAATACAGCTGTGACCCTGACTGGGTAG
- the LOC100423131 gene encoding lymphotactin isoform X1: MIPHPPQKPPLTTGSALTIGGIKEVLKEPDPHSLPAQLSRTSAMRLLTLALLGICCLTAYIVEGVGSEVSDKSTCVSLTTQRLPVNRIKTYTIKEGSLKAVIFITKRGLKVCADPQARWVKDVVKSMDRKSNTRNNMIQTKPTGTQQSTNTAVTLTG, from the exons ATGATCCCACACCCACCTCAAAAGCCCCCTCTCACCACAGGAAGTGCGCTGACCATTGGAGGCATAAAAGAGGTCCTGAAAGAGCCTGATCCTCACTCTCTCCCTGCACAGCTCAGCAGGACCTCAGCCATGAGACTTCTCACCCTGGCCCTCCTTGGCATCTGCTGTCTCACCGCATACATTGTGGAAG gTGTAGGGAGTGAAGTCTCAGATAAGAGTACCTGTGTGAGCCTCACTACCCAGCGACTGCCAGTTAACAGAATCAAGACCTACACCATCAAGGAAGGCTCCTTGAAAGCAGTAAT TTTTATTACCAAACGTGGCCTAAAAGTCTGTGCTGATCCACAAGCCAGGTGGGTGAAAGACGTGGTCAAGAGCATGGACAGGAAATCCAACACCAGAAATAACATGATCCAGACCAAGCCAACAGGAACCCAGCAATCGACCAATACAGCTGTGACCCTGACTGGGTAG